From one Lycium barbarum isolate Lr01 chromosome 6, ASM1917538v2, whole genome shotgun sequence genomic stretch:
- the LOC132600081 gene encoding nuclear transcription factor Y subunit B-4-like: MVDEHVKLVPIANVGRIMKQILPPTAKISKEAKETMQECASEFISFVTGEASDKCHQENRRTVNGDDICWALSSLGFDNYAEAMLRYLYKLREFERLKANQNKGSNNDEDTDEEAAASESEKQETSTPPAPLEFNVMERGSYN, encoded by the coding sequence ATGGTGGATGAACATGTGAAATTGGTTCCAATAGCCAATGTGGGAAGAATCATGAAACAAATCTTGCCACCAACTGCAAAAATCTCCAAAGAGGCAAAGGAGACTATGCAAGAATGTGCATCAGAGTTTATAAGTTTTGTTACTGGTGAAGCATCTGACAAGTGTCACCAGGAGAATCGAAGGACGGTTAATGGAGATGACATCTGTTGGGCTCTCAGTTCACTTGGTTTTGACAACTATGCTGAGGCCATGTTGAGGTACTTGTATAAGTTGAGGGAGTTTGAAAGACTAAAGGCCAATCAGAACAAAGGTTCAAATAACGATGAAGATACGGATGAAGAAGCTGCAGCAAGTGAATCTGAGAAGCAAGAAACTAGTACTCCTCCAGCACCATTAGAGTTTAATGTAATGGAGAGGGGTAGCTATAATTAA
- the LOC132600082 gene encoding probable methyltransferase At1g29790, giving the protein MGESVFCFRKCRLGRVMGCIQVVLGSLVILVSLSSLFRFYNAGFFMHDEDICRHFYGVKDVYDSFDIKALSSRVDEVLDRMDSLQEKIELVVQEMEKNKDDLEKGSIPKLEYKRFLEEEVIKPLYSAHIALRQIRLPRFEGIGNMTIKEDPLINNFVIEEIRKYITPKENRHKKVNIFGTQKIYNTIGHACVSMKKELEEYMNYDIGSYCKDDWNFAQKLMINGCDPLPRRRCLTRASKLYQKPYPINESLWRIPDGRNVRWSNYLCRNYECLSSKNPKRGYTKCTDCFEMEKEQLKWVTNSTLAVDFLIKDVLEVKPGEIRIGLDYGIGTGSFAARMREQNVTIISTALNLGAPFSETIALRGLIPLYVTLNQRLPFFDNTMDLIHTAGFMDGWIDLQLLDYILFDWDRVLRPGGLLWIDRFFCNRTDLDDFMYMFLQFRYKKHKWSIAPKAKDEVYLSALLEKPPRSL; this is encoded by the coding sequence ATGGGTGAATCCGTCTTTTGCTTTAGAAAATGCAGATTAGGAAGAGTAATGGGTTGCATTCAGGTTGTACTAGGTTCACTTGTTATACTCGTGAGCCTTTCGAGTTTGTTTAGGTTTTATAATGCTGGATTTTTCATGCATGATGAGGATATATGTCGCCATTTTTATGGCGTGAAGGATGTTTATgatagttttgacataaaagcATTGAGTTCTCGCGTTGATGAAGTGCTCGATAGGATGGATAGTTTGCAAGAAAAGATTGAATTGGTTGTACAAGAGATGGAGAAGAACaaggatgatttagaaaaagggaGTATTCCCAAATTGGAATACAAGAGGTTCTTGGAGGAAGAGGTTATTAAGCCTTTATACTCTGCTCATATTGCACTTAGGCAAATTAGGCTGCCTAGATTTGAAGGAATTGGGAATATGACAATTAAGGAAGATCCCTTGATTAATAACTTTGTGATAGAGGAGATCCGAAAGTATATCACCCCGAAAGAGAATAGACATAAGAAGGTTAATATATTTGGAACACAGAAGATTTATAACACGATAGGGCATGCTTGTGTGTCCATGAAGAAGGAATTGGAGGAATATATGAATTATGATATCGGATCTTATTGTAAAGATGATTGGAATTTTGCTCAGAAGCTTATGATTAATGGTTGTGATCCTTTGCCAAGGAGAAGGTGTTTGACAAGGGCCTCTAAGCTTTATCAGAAACCTTATCCGATTAACGAGTCCTTATGGAGGATCCCGGATGGGAGAAATGTTAGGTGGAGCAATTACCTTTGCAGGAACTACGAGTGCTTATCGAGTAAGAATCCTAAACGAGGCTATACTAAGTGCACCGATTGTTTTGAAATGGAGAAAGAACAGCTAAAATGGGTAACAAATTCTACACTTGCTGTTGATTTCTTGATCAAAGATGTATTGGAAGTTAAGCCAGGGGAGATCAGAATTGGTCTGGATTACGGTATTGGTACGGGGAGTTTTGCTGCAAGAATGAGAGAACAGAATGTGACGATCATCTCAACTGCACTGAATCTTGGAGCTCCTTTCAGCGAGACGATAGCACTTAGGGGTTTGATTCCACTATATGTGACATTGAACCAAAGGCTTCCATTCTTTGATAACACTATGGATTTGATCCACACTGCTGGATTTATGGATGGTTGGATCGATCTACAGCTGTTGGATTATATCCTATTTGACTGGGATCGTGTATTGAGACCAGGAGGATTGTTGTGGATTGATCGATTCTTCTGTAATAGGACTGATCTggatgattttatgtacatgtttcTGCAGTTCAGGTACAAAAAGCATAAGTGGTCTATTGCTCCTAAGGCCAAGGATGAAGTTTACCTTTCTGCATTGTTAGAAAAGCCACCTCGATCTTTATGA